The following coding sequences are from one Dermacentor andersoni chromosome 5, qqDerAnde1_hic_scaffold, whole genome shotgun sequence window:
- the LOC126530750 gene encoding uncharacterized protein codes for MQNFPVCSWSPIVYNGYTSGDFYVPPGLLIAARGSDCTRATVADSSRPRSRATRRARRASLRDSLRVRGGGGQPGARGAARLGGGARLPMGASGSSTSAVDQPSATANGSLPQCEKKATTQQQQPPKPEVSKAVRDSVQKSIAASSSLLGGGANGVLCNGVVGGGGSAKSYQRIRWSRNSLLARAKLASAVGRAQMHCRRCEHRWTDDGVEVFFDLGRLGVPRVVRKQCFNCGHLVVPSFSCLEWDRLASEALGKWSRKALEAHLKQSRTAGAPVPIPEHCSVPVPDPVTKGMVVINVDVVNNNSPR; via the coding sequence ATGCAGAACTTCCCCGTTTGCTCATGGAGTCCCATAGTGTACAATGGGTACACATCGGGAGACTTCTATGTACCGCCGGGGCTGCTTATCGCTGCGAGAGGGTCCGATTGCACGAGGGCGACGGTCGCCGATAGCTCGCGCCCGCGCAGCCGAGCAACACGTCGGGCTCGACGTGCTTCGTTACGAGACTCGCTTCGCGTACGCGGCGGTGGAGGGCAACCCGGTGCAAGAGGCGCGGCGAGACTCGGCGGAGGAGCGCGTCTGCCCATGGGTGCCTCCGGAAGTTCGACGAGCGCCGTCGATCAGCCCAGCGCGACGGCGAACGGCTCGCTCCCTCAGTGCGAAAAGAAAGCGacgacgcagcagcagcagcctcccaAGCCCGAGGTGTCCAAAGCCGTGAGAGACTCGGTCCAGAAGTCCATCGCCGCGTCCAGCTCCCTGCTCGGCGGAGGAGCCAATGGCGTCCTCTGCAACGgggtcgtcggcggcggcggcagcgccaAGAGCTACCAGAGGATTCGATGGTCCCGCAACAGCCTCCTGGCGAGGGCCAAGCTCGCCTCGGCCGTGGGGCGCGCTCAGATGCACTGTCGCCGCTGCGAGCATCGCTGGACGGACGACGGCGTCGAGGTGTTCTTCGACCTGGGCAGGCTCGGGGTCCCCAGGGTTGTGCGAAAGCAGTGCTTCAACTGCGGACACCTGGTGGTGCCGTCTTTCTCCTGCCTCGAGTGGGACCGGCTCGCCAGCGAGGCGCTCGGCAAGTGGTCCAGGAAGGCGCTCGAGGCCCACCTCAAGCAGAGCCGCACCGCCGGGGCACCGGTGCCCATTCCCGAACACTGTTCCGTGCCCGTGCCGGACCCGGTGACTAAGGGGATGGTCGTCATAAACGTGGACGTCGTCAACAACAACTCTCCGCGCTGA